A single Anopheles arabiensis isolate DONGOLA chromosome 2, AaraD3, whole genome shotgun sequence DNA region contains:
- the LOC120894943 gene encoding mucin-2-like, with protein MAKIGIIFFALYILALCVSYTATSPIDSTAIYETATAENFTAPVTEETSPETAPIDTTAPVTDETPTDPETIPTETESPFTEETSPETSPIETTAPVTTAPVANETVPDTAPTVIQTPVTQESSRETSPTNATAPVTEKTSTVPDTMPTEIQTAITEETCPDTTTPVTEKTPTDPGTTPIEPEPPITVETCPETSPTETTAPVPTAPVANETTTVPDTSPTVTKAPVTTPVTEKTPTVEIETAITEETCPETTPIATTTTPFTVPSQTNGSSPTPIFAGNTTLTTMIASSTPATSGTATNTTVRTTAKTSSRTTAKTSSRTTAKTSSRTTAKTSSRTTAKTTPPTTARSTTRTTPPKTTFTNPPTTTIRTTTTKCIPTTCGENEVFNCCGQCAYNTCRGYVTCQDRGCVQGCFCMVGFVRAHPKGPCISYKACPKQEFPPYIKE; from the exons ATGGCGAAGATAGGGATAATTTTCTTTGCACTTTATATATTGGCCCTCTGTGTATCCTACACTGCGACGAGCCCGATTGACTCAACTGCAATATACGAGACGGCAACAGCTGAGAACTTTACGGCTCCCGTCACCGAAGAAACATCTCCCGAGACGGCCCCGATTGACACAACTGCGCCAGTAACAGATGAGACCCCAACAGATCCTGAAACAATACCGACAGAAACTGAATCCCCCTTCACCGAAGAAACATCTCCCGAGACGAGCCCGATTGAAACTACTGCACCAGTAACTACTGCGCCAGTTGCAAATGAGACGGTTCCTGATACAGCACCAACAGTAATTCAAACTCCAGTCACCCAAGAAAGCTCTCGCGAGACGAGCCCGACTAACGCAACTGCGCCAGTAACGGAGAAGACCTCTACAGTTCCTGATACAATGCCGACAGAAATTCAGACTGCCATCACCGAAGAAACATGTCCCGACACAACTACACCAGTAACAGAGAAGACCCCTACAGATCCTGGTACAACTCCGATAGAACCTGAGCCTCCGATCACCGTAGAAACATGTCCTGAGACGAGTCCAACTGAAACTACTGCACCAGTACCTACTGCGCCAGTTGCAAATGAGACTACTACGGTTCCTGATACATCACCGACAGTAACTAAAGCTCCAGTAACAACACCAGTAACAGAGAAGACCCCTACAGTTGAAATTGAGACTGCCATCACCGAAGAAACATGTCCCGAGACAACCCCTAttgcaacaactacaacacCATTTACTGTACCATCACAAACGAATGGTAGCTCTCCTACCCCAATTTTTGCCGGAAATACGACTCTAACCACCATGATAGCTTCTTCTACGCCTGCCACAAGTGGAACTGCCACGAACACTACAGTACGTACCACCGCGAAAACATCATCGCGCACCACTGCGAAGACATCATCGCGCACCACCGCGAAAACATCATCGCGCACCACTGCGAAGACATCATCGCGCACCACTGCGAAAACGACACCACCGACTACCGCTCGTAGTACCACGAGAACTACACCACCCAAAACAACTTTCACCAATCCACCGACTACAACCATACGCACCACTACTACAAAATGCATTCCAA CAACTTGCGGTGAAAATGAAGTGTTTAACTGCTGCGGACAGTGCGCCTATAACACGTGCCGGGGATATGTTACCTGTCAAGATCGGGGCTGTGTGCAGGGTTGCTTCTGCATGGTAGGATTCGTGCGTGCCCATCCGAAGGGACCATGCATTTCGTACAAAGCCTGCCCGAAGCAAGAGTTTCCACCCTACATCAAAGAGTAG